A window of the Ciconia boyciana chromosome 35, ASM3463844v1, whole genome shotgun sequence genome harbors these coding sequences:
- the LOC140645595 gene encoding olfactory receptor 14C36-like, which yields MANSLWDTRAISYSACAAQVFLFVFFMSAEFSLLTIMSYDRYVAICKPLHYGTLVGSRACVHMAAGAWGSGFLYAVLHTANIFLIPLCQGNTLDQFFCEIAQILKLSCSDAYLREVGLIVVSLLVAFGCFVFIVVSYVKIFRAVLRIPSEQGQHKAFSMCLPHLAVVSLFLSTAMVAYLKPPFISSLSLDVVVAVLYSVVPPAVNPLIYSFRNKELKDAVLKLMTGCFSKAINCPFLDAYHS from the coding sequence atggccaattccctgtgggacaccagggccATCTCCTACTCAGCATGTGCTGCCCAggtctttctgtttgtctttttcatgtCAGCAGAGTTTTCTCTTCTCACCATCATGTCCTACGACCGCTACGTTGCCATCTGCAAGCCCCTGCACTACGGGACCCtcgtgggcagcagagcttgtgtccacatggcagcaggTGCCTGGGGCAGTGGTTTCCTctatgctgtgctgcacactgccaatatatttttaatacctcTCTGCCAAGGCAATACCctggaccagttcttctgtgaaatcgCCCAGATTCTCAAGCTTTCCTGCTCAGATGCTTACCTCAGGGAAGTTGGGCTTATTGTGGTTAGTCTCTTAGTAGCatttggctgttttgttttcattgtggtGTCTTATGTGAagatcttcagggctgtgctgaggatcccctctgagcagggacagcacaaggccttttccatgtgcctccctcacctggccGTGGTCTCCCTCTTTCTAAGCACTGCCATGGTTGCCTACCTGAAACCACCCTTTATCTCCTCCCTATCTCTCGATGTGGTGGTGGCAGTTCTGTACTCGGTGGTGCCTCCAGCAGTCaaccccctcatctacagcttcagaaacaaggagctcaaggatgcagTTTTGAAACTGATGACGGgatgtttttctaaagcaataAACTGTCCTTTCTTGGATGCATATCACTCATAA